The Lycorma delicatula isolate Av1 chromosome 2, ASM4794821v1, whole genome shotgun sequence DNA window CAGGAAAAGTGCAGTTTTGCAGACCATAACTGGCTATGTCTACCATTTCCCAGGGAATAATCTTTGCCAGTACTTTAATAATGGCAGCCGGTATTCCGTCCGATCCTGGGCTTTTTTTATGATTCAGTTTATTAATTGCCTCCAGGACTTCCTGTTgtgtgaatctgccaccttcacaTCTGATCACTTCTCTATTAGCAGACTCCTCTCTAGGGAACAAGGCTCTTACTTGTTGTGCCGACATTTCGTTACTTAATGTCAGCACATGTCTACCCAAACGTTTGGTTATGATCCTGAATGCCTTCCCCCAGGGGTCGGCATCCAGATCATCACACAGCTCCTGCCATTTTCTTTTCTTGGATTGTTTTATAAGAAGTTAAGTTTCTTCCTGGCATTCCTGTATTCTTCTACGGCTAGGCGACCTTCTTCTTCCATGCCCGTTTGGGCTCGTAGTCGCTGGGCTATTCTCTTTTTCCTCTGCATTGTTCTCCTTTGATCCTCGATATCACTAGACCACCAATAAACTGGATGATGTCTGTTGGTATTCTTTGGTATATTGGCTATttcatctttaattatattttgaaatatctccGGATCTATCTGCGCACAACTCATGATCTTATTTGCCGCTTCCCTAGTTTCCACGATGAATCTGATAATCAGTCAGCCTATGGTTAATGTTTATCTGCATTACTCTTGAAGGACAGTCTCTAATGGTAATCGAAACAGCCTTGTGGTCACTTGCAGTCTCTTCATTAAGCACTGAGAAATCAATTGTGTCGATACGTATTCTACTATCTATTATTACCAGGTCGATAATCGATTCGTGCCCCCTAGCGCTATATGTGGCTGCTCCATCATTCACACAAATCGCTCCTGTAACCTCCAATAGATCTTCTAGGATTCTTCCTCTGGCGTTAGAAGAAGCAGCCCCAGCCAGGGCGGTTCTGCAATTGAAACCTCCTACCACTATTACTCTCTTACGGGACCGCATCACGACTTGTTGTAGATTAAATATTCTGTGTTGAAAAAACTCCAGAACACAGTTTGGGCTGATATATACCCCAATGATTACTATGTCACGCAGCTCTATAGCCACAATACCCTCATCTCTGTAGTATAGGCTATAGTCTATATTACCTACAATCCCCCTGATAGCCACATCCCCATTTCTATCTGGTACCCATTGACTTCTAGCCACTAAATTTACATTAGGTTCAGTGGCTACCAGGAAGTTGTAGTTGCCCCTTGTGGCAATCTCTGTAGACAGGTCGCATGATAGTAAacttctattgttatttattaagagtATCTTACTCATGATTCCTATTGCAATCCAAACTGCCAGTTCTATGTGCTGTGCTTCTGCAGTCTAGACATTTTGTTGCTTCTCTGCAGTCTTAAATCACATGGCCCGATTTCCCGCAGTTGAAGCACAAGTCAGAACGATCCGGTCCTCTGCAGTCTTTCCTACCATGCCCGATCCCCCAGCAGCGGTAGCATTTCTCAATTTCCGTTCTAATATACGCTCTACAGCTCACCCATCCGACTCTCAGTCTAAATGCAATGAGTTTTGTCGCTCCTCTATGGGTGGTAATGACAGTGGCATTTTTGGTATTCCCATATGCTTCTCTTAGAGATGTTGCCTGAAAACTTTCTTCTACGCCAAGTACCTTTTCCACCGCCTCTTTGACCTCTTGTTCCATGGTATCACAGAGCATGTCTTTCACATGTACCACCGTTTTACGATCCCCTTTTGTTCTGATGTCTACCTGGAGTTCCTCTGCCCTGTTCTTAAGTAATGAAGAGAACTCTCCTGCTTTTTGCGACCCGCTTATTCTAACCTCTAATTGTTGATCTCTGCCTTTCCTTATAGACAGTATCTCCCCGGCTTCTTCTGCTTTGACTTTTTCTTTCATGGTCTTAAGGAGGTCTGCATATGACTTTCCTTGCGCTTTAACGACTACCGTTTTGCTCTCAACAACCGGTGGCGTTCCTCGTCTCGCCGATGCTGATCTAGACCTTGCTCTCCCCTGATCACCCAGGTTAGGAAGCACCATTCTAGGAAGGGTTTTGCCCTTcctcattaaatatattacaattttcttaattaatattccaGCCGGGCCGGTGGGCATTAAGAAAACGGAGGACTCTGATTTTCCAACCACCCTTCTGAGTGCCTTTATTACATGGGTCATGGCAACCCATGACCCATGTCAAGGCTATGGCAGCCTTGTCTCCACTACCAGTATCGTAAATGACTGTATATTTTGTTCCTCCCGTGGTTATTTTGTTATCATCCAGAATTGTGGAATCTTGCAAAATCGTTGCACCCGGTCTCGCCTCTGCATACTTACTGTTGGGCCTCAAACCATTTAAGTCGACGAAGTGGCAACTGTCGTCTCCAGGTTTTAGACACTTACCTGAGTCAGCCGGTTCATCACCCATGTGGACCACCTAGTTGGTAATCGGTCGATGAGTTGTTCATCTGATAAGTCGACGTCAAGTATGTCGAACATTTCACTTTTATAGTGACCCTCGGTCTGTGTGCTCTGGTTTGTCACCTCCGATGACTCTTCGTTGAGTCTCAGTAGTTCCTTATAAATGTCTGTCAATTCTCTTTCGTGTGCTTTAATTGCGGTTGCACTCACCTTACCAGTCATTTGTCTCAGTTTAACCAATGCATTCCCTAACTTATAAGTGACTTCTTTTAAGGTAAGAGGGGCCTCCTCCTCCTCTGACGAGCCGGCTCTTGCTCTTTTAGCCGCTCTCCCCTCAACGGTTTTCCATTTTATCTTATCTTGACTAGCTACACTGATGTCCATACCTTCGGTTTCTTCTGTGGTGTTTTCCTTCTTTCCAGTGTTCCTTCGCGAGGGTCCAGACTCTTGCGAGGCTGTGTCTTCAACGGGCAGCAAGCCACGTCGTCTCataccttggatttggtatcagGGTGCGATTCCGCATCCAACGATACCCCACACGGTCGGGTgcccccaaaaaaaaagttgcGGGATGGCGGTGAGGGGGGGAGGTAAAATATATCTATCCGAAAATATGGTCCAACATTTTTTGGGGGTGGGAGGGGGTAAAAGGGTAGGGAAGTTTTTGGATCGGATAGATCTCAAGGAAGTTTGGttctattgttaaaattacaggaaatatgGAGGATGAGAATTTGACCGTATAAAGTATGTTTCGACACTTGGAAAAATTCTCGTAGTATAAATTCTACgaaaaattttacaagtccttgtttactttttttactagTGACGTAACAGACAAGACAAAGCTTGCCGTTACACTTAGAAAATTTTACTCTATATTAGTTAATAAGTATAACCTTAAAGCtctaaaaaaactaattcaaaatagtttttaactcaCTGTATTGAATTAAATTGATACGTAATGACTCACAATGATTATTACACCACTATAAAACACTTCACTTcactcaaatatttgtttttttttaaaactctaatAACTTTAGTAATCCACATCCAAAACTCATAAAAACTTATACACTTGTCCGTTATCCTTACCTCGAAAGTATACAATGTCCTgttccaattaaataacaaaaaaaaccaacCGAAAAAGCACAAGATCGCGGAGCTCATAAAACTTGTCTACACGGTGTCATCCACAACTCGACTGATGAAAGTTACCTACTGTCAGTaatctgtacatacatatatgtatacctatttgtatatatataaaatctatatattatCCTCTATCATCCTCCTCCATTACCTCCTTTTTTTTTGAGTATCTTATAGACACAACTGTAGTACAGTGTCAAAAAAAGACGATAAAGAGGTATTTTAGTTGTGCTAATACTAATTTTTTGGATGTAAGGTTATGTTTTATtagggattttttatttacttctgcatgaagtttccataattttatttgatagtcATAAAACttgatagttttaattatttttttcgtaacgggaagaaaaaataaataaattgcgcGCTGATGTAGATGGTGCTCCCTATTggacaaaatgtaaattatatttcccTCGCAATACGTTGCTGTCATTTGTGCctttattgaaaaagtattattgttGTTGATAAGCGGTGCCGGTTAAGGCAGATTTGTTAATAATGGCTGATATATTCCAACAGTCAGATGCAAAACGTCTTTTGAAGGATAAATACGTTCTTTTTCTTGGGGATTCCAGTAAGTGTAGTGtcacttaaaagattttttatttagctttatgTGATTTTAGTTTAAAGTTGATTTAATTAAACGTCTTATAGTAAAAGATAAAAGTTAGTATATTTAAGAACCTTTCATTCGTTAGATAATATTTCGACCACTGTTTAATTGTCTACGTAATTGATTAtgtactctttttaaaatttataaaaacagaaatatttatgtcATTACAACTGCATATACTAAAACGTAATAGGTTAGTTTATTCAGTCATGTTTCTAAATGAGTAGtattaaataaacgttaaattGGCAGTTCAATTacacaaaattaacaattacttCATGAAAAACACGTATGTTGtgattgattgttatttattttattaaatgattgtaAATCGCACATCTCCCCGTTACTAACATgcttacaatatattaattattattttcgtatCGGAAAATGGACAACTGAAATCTGAGGTTGGAGTAATTTGTTCTGAGTACTTTACATTATTCGTACTTTTATTGTTTACGCACCTTATACTCTTGAAATAACGTTACTAGACCAATgtcttgcatttatttattatggtaATGGTTGATGTATTTCAGATTCAGTTTAATTTAGTTCAAGGtctttttgttagtttttcattCCAATTAGAGCACACAAGGTTAATGTATGGATACCTCATATCATGTGGGGATTCTCTAGTATTCTGATCACTGTGCATGAGTTTCtactttattattaacattcaGTATGGCATCAGTTTGTAACGCACAGAATTTGGATTGTTTCGGTTGACAATGTGTTTACAATTGATAAATCTTTGAATCTttagattagttttttattttattggattttttttttcattttagggaAGCTCTCCTACACTGCCTCTCCGTACATATTGGCAGTTCATAtgtgttatgtattttattacttcagCAACTTTATAACTTTCAGCAATATTAGGCAGTGTTAAgaagggaattttttaaaataaattttcttgtaagtatagctttaaaaatattgtcatcaTTGGGCACCCCATTACAACTACATTACAACTTTAGCCCTTGAATTATTCTGATGGTACTTCGATCTGTTTgtttcccttttgattacaattttctatagtgtaatatatatgttatcatatagctttacataaaaatttgattgaaagttTTCATGGTCTGATTCAGTATTGTGTTAACTCGTATTTCTCTCATAATAAAACCCCTCTAgttgtttgaagaaaaaaaaaatgtatatgtatatatatatatatatatatatatacacataaaaaacctgtaaaaaagaaaagaaaaacattatatttaaaaaaaaaaacatctgttcattctttttttttttgtcttcagtcatttgactggtttgatgtagctctccaagattccctatctagtgctagtagtttcatttcagtataccctctacatcctacatccctaacaatttgttacatatttcaaacattgtctacctgcacaattttttaaggatgccttagtatgtggcctataagtctgtctcttcttttaactatatttttccaaatgcttctttcttcatctatttgccgcaatacctcttcatttgtcactttatccacccatctgatttttaacattctcctatagcaccacatttcaaaagcttataattttttcttctcagatactccgattgtccaagtttcacttccatataaagcgacactccaaacatacactttcaaaaatcttttcctgagatttaaattaatttttgatgtaaacaaattatatttcttactgaaggctcgtttagcttgtgctattcggcattttatatcgctcctgcttcgtccatccttagtagttctacttcccaaataacaaaattcttctacctccataatcttttctgctcctattttcacattcagtggtccatctttcttatttctactacatttcattacttttgtgttttgttcttgtttattttcatgcgatagttcttgcgtaggacttcatctatgccgttcattgtttcttctaaatccttattactctcggctagaattactatatcatcagcaaatcgtatctttatcttttcaccttgtactgttactccgaatctaaattgttctttaacatcattaactgctagttccatgtaaagattaaaaagtaacgcagatagggaacatccttgtcagactccctttcttattacggcttctttcttatgttcttcaattgttactgttgctgtttggttcctgtacatgttagcaattgttctcctatctctgtatttgaaccctaatttttttaaaatgctgaacattttattccagtctacgttatcgaatgccttttctaggtctataaacgccaagtatgttggtttgtttttctttaatcttccttctactattaatctgaggcctaaaattgcttcccttgtccctatacttttcctgaaaccaatcaatctcttcgtatactcactctacctcatcatcatcataggTGCTTgaaggcatatagacgttaacaatcgttgtcggtttaggtttt harbors:
- the LOC142319899 gene encoding uncharacterized protein LOC142319899 is translated as MSKILLINNNRSLLSCDLSTEIATRGNYNFLVATEPNVNLVARSQWVPDRNGDVAIRGIVGNIDYSLYYRDEGIVAIELRDIVIIGVYISPNCVLEFFQHRIFNLQQVVMRSRKRVIVVGGFNCRTALAGAASSNARGRILEDLLEVTGAICVNDGAATYSARGHESIIDLVIIDSRIRIDTIDFSVLNEETASDHKAVSITIRDCPSRVMQININHRLTDYQIHRGN